In one window of Oryza sativa Japonica Group chromosome 9, ASM3414082v1 DNA:
- the LOC4347077 gene encoding uncharacterized protein — protein MENKRVDVDAMNIDDALAEELQLQEAILFSAFQEMIIQDTDDDDSIGNLILIGQDQGQESKKPFSVADHGESSSPSPLTMTTTTGGGGAGEFYCSICMETVPGALKFSVSPCLHAFCVCCIGQYVAAKIGENTADVRCPDPGCGGGVEPESCRGVVPSEVLDRWGLLLCEAAIVARRLHCPFRDCSEPLLADADGEGGGVAEAECPSCHRLFCARCMVPWHDGVGCEEFQELGEDERGREDVMVRRLAGRERWQRCPQCRMYVEKSEGCMFMKCRAAGEGPPDMSANVDLDAKRLVPLKAWGRCRGCWSSSSSYPRNEFVKTNTDYIEKGEYSGGDRPVRSRVGKMAPTGMKFDLVKFDGSGNFGLWQTKVKDLLAQQGVSKALKGEKPAKMEDDDWKEMQLQAAATIRLCLSDQEGADLTAHVNVFNQLVTDFMKMDVEVDDEDKAIVLLCSLPESYEHVVTTLTYGKKTIKTKDITSALLARDQMRKNKEGETSQAEGLLVKEDHVGHKLGDDTSYPAVGVREVNIKLEDGGEHVLQGVRHVPGLKRNLISLETLHEEGLIFRGNRNRKTMEIMKDKTTVMTGEKVESHLYKLRGCTVAGGVQEGAVARIAIVFGGGGSGAYSSGGLR, from the exons ATGGAGAATAAACGCGTTGACGTTGACGCCATGAACATTGACGACGCGTTGGCGGAGGAATTGCAATTGCAGGAAGCCATCCTCTTCTCTGCCTTCCAAGAAATGATCATCCAggacaccgacgacgacgactccatCGGCAATCTGATTCTGATCGGCCAAGATCAGGGGCAAGAATCCAAGAAACCCTTTTCCGTTGCCGATCATGGCGAGtcctcttcgccgtcgccgttgacgatgacgacgactaccggcggcggcggcgccggcgagttcTACTGTTCCATCTGCATGGAGACGGTGCCCGGCGCTCTCAAGTTCAGCGTCAGCCCATGCCTCCACGCCTTCTGCGTGTGCTGCATCGGCCAGTACGTCGCGGCCAAGATCGGCGAGAACACCGCCGACGTCAGGTGCCCTGAccccggctgcggcggcggcgtcgagccgGAGAGCTGCCGCGGCGTCGTCCCCTCGGAGGTGctcgacaggtggggcctcctGCTGTGCGAGGCGGCGATCGTCGCGAGGAGGCTGCACTGCCCGTTCCGGGACTGCTCAGAGCcgctcctcgccgacgccgacggcgagggcggcggcgtggcggaggCCGAGTGCCCGAGCTGCCACCGGCTGTTCTGCGCGCGGTGTATGGTGCCGTGGCACGACGGCGTCGGGTGCGAGGAGTTCCAGGAGCTCGGGGAGGACGAGCGCGGCCGGGAGGACGTGATGGTGCGGCGGCTCGCCGGCAGGGAGCGGTGGCAGCGGTGCCCCCAGTGCAGGATGTACGTGGAGAAATCCGAGGGATGCATGTTCATGAAGTGCAG GGCCGCAGGGGAGGGACCACCGGACATGAGCGCCAACGTCGACTTGGATGCCAAGAGGTTGGTACCGCTGAAGGCTTGGGGAAGATGCCGAGGTTGTTGGAGCTCGAGCTCAAGCTACCCGCGGA ACGAGTTTGTGAAGACGAATACAGACTATATCGAGAAGGGCGAGTATTCTGGTGGCGACAGACCAGTTAGGTCGCGGGTTGGAAAGATGGCGCCGACAGGTATGAAATTTGATTTGGTGAAGTTTGACGGCTCCGGAAATTTTGGCTTGTGGCAAACCAAGGTCAAAGATTTGTTAGCTCAACAAGGAGTTTCAAAGGCTTTGAAGGGTGAAAAACCGGCCAAGATGGAGGATGACGATTGGAAGGAGATGCAGTTGCAGGCGGCTGCGACAATAAGGCTATGTCTTTCAGATCAG GAAGGGGCAGATCTGACAGCACATGTGAACGTTTTCAATCAACTAGTCACAGATTTTATGAAGATGGATGTGGAAGTTGACGATGAAGACAAGGCCATAGTTCTTTTGTGTTCGTTACCTGAATCGTATGAGCATGTGGTGACTACTTTGACGTACGGCAAGAAGACCATCAAAACTAAAGATATCACTTCTGCGTTGCTGGCTCGTGATCAGATGAGAAAGAACAAAGAGGGTGAAACATCTCAAGCGGAGGGTTTGCTAGTAAAAGAAGATCATGTTGGGCATAAG TTAGGCGATGACACAAGTTATCCGGCCGTGGGAGTACGTGAAGTCAATATCAAGCTAGAAGATGGAGGTGAACATGTTCTTCAGGGAGTCAGGCATGTACCAGGGCTAAAGAGGAATCTGATTTCGCTTGAAACCTTGCATGAAGAAGGGTTAATATTCCGCGGTAATCGGAATAGGAAGAccatggagatcatgaaggaCAAGACGACTGTGATGACGGGAGAGAAGGTGGAGTCGCATCTTTACAAGCTACGAGGGTGCactgttgcaggtggagtcCAAGAGGGAGCGGTTGCTAGGATAGCAATTGTTTTCGGTGGCGGCGGGTCTGGCGCATACTCGTCGGGCGGCTTGCGGTGA